A region of the Gemmatimonadaceae bacterium genome:
TCCGATTCCCGCCGCGCCGCCGACGATGGCGTATACCATTCCCTCGAGTATCAGCAGCCGTCCGAGCCGAGAGCGGCTGATGCCGAGTGCAAGACGCACTGCGATCTCACGCCGCCGGCGGAGCAGCCGCACGATGAGCAGATTGGCAACATTCGCATTGGCGATGATGAGAACGATGAGCGCCACGGCGGCAAGCCAGCGCGCGATCGGCGCCTCGGGTCGCTCTGTGCCGCTCGCGTTGTACGCGATCGGTCGCGCGCTCATGTCCGCCAGCTTTCACTCGTCATCTGTCCCGGCGTACGCAGCGCGGAATGTCGCGGTGAGATCGTCATTCACCCGGCCAGCGGCGAGTCCCGGCTTCACGCGCACAATGATGCTCAGCCATTGTGCACGCCATGTGGTCCACCAGTCGGGTGTGGGATGGTGCCCGCTGCTGATCGGAATCCACATGTGGACGGGCCGCAGCTCTACCCCAGTGAAGTCACGCGGCGCGACACCGATAATCGTGAATGGCTGCTCGTTGAGCACGAGAGTCCGACCGATGACGGAATCGGCGCCGGCGTATTGGCGATGCCAGTAGCCATAGTCCAACACCACGACGTGTGCGCCTTCGGGATATTGATCATCCGCCTCGGCGAAGAAGCGCCCACGTAGTGCATGCACTCCAAGCACGACGAAGAAATTGCCCGTTGCCGCGCCCAGCCTCACTGCCGCGGACTCCAAGCCCCGCCCGGTGCGCGCATCGGTGACGTTGTACGCCGCAACCTGCGAAACGGACCGACTGTACTTGCGCACCGCGGCGTACGCACTGTAGCCCAGTGTGCTCGTTGTGAATTCGCCCGACGATTTCGTGCGCACGTGCGCGTAGACGCGCCGAAGCGACGCCGGATTGGCAACGTCGTCGGGCGCGCGCAGCAGCAATCGATCGACAATGCCGAACATCGTCGACGTCGCGCCGATCGCGAGCGCCAGCGTCAGTACGACGACCGCCGCAAAGGCCGGCTGCGTCCGTACACCACGGCCCGCGTACAGAAGATCCTGGGCGACCGAGGTCCACCACTCGAGCCACCCTGCGCGCGCTGCCGTGACCTGATCGATTCGGCGGAGGCGCTCGCGAGTTCTCTGCGCATCGCCGAAGCGACGCGTAGCTTCACGTTCGGCGTCGGGGCGGGTCCATCCTTCGTTCATGAGTTCTCGCACACTCATTTCGAAGTGAAAGGCCAGTTCCTCTTCGATTGCGCGGTCCACGCCCGCGGCGCCGCGATCGATGTGGAGAAGCCTGCGGAAGTGTTTCTCGTTGGACATGACTCACGCGATTAGGAAGCCTGCAACACCTTGAAGACGGCACCCGCGTAGGCTGACCAGGTCGTGGTCTTGTCTCGGAGCTGCCGACGGCCCAGTGCGCTGAGACTGTAGAACTTTGCTTTCCGATTGGTCTCGCTCAGGCCCCATTCGGCACTGAGCCAACGGCGTTGCTCCATGCGGTGGAGCGCAGTGTATAGCGCGCCCTCTTCGATATTGAGCGTGCGGTCACTGCTCTCGCGGAGCCACTGCCCGATGGCATAACCGTGCCGCGGGCCGAAGGTGAGCGCCTTGAGGACAAGCAGATCGAGCGTCCCCTGCAAAAGGTCGAGATCGGCGGCACGCACGAGCCTTACCTGAAATGTTCAGGTATAGGATCGTCTTGATTGGCGCCTCTGTCAAGACAAGTGCGACGCGATGCTCGTACAGAGGTGAGCCGCCTCAATGCCTTCGAGCGCGTTCAGTAGAGCGGTTGGTCGCAATTCCCTGGCGTATGTCGTCGCGGCGACCGACCCTTTCACCTGGTCACCTCCATGAGATACTACAAATGCTCAACAGCATGCCGCGGCTGCTGCTTGTACTGACCCTCACCGCCGGCGCCGCCTCGGCGCAGACCACGACCACGCCGCCTGTGCCGAGCGCGGGTCGTCGAGTCGACATCGGCGGTGGGCAGCACCTCTACCTGAATTGCACCGGCAAGGGCTCACCGACGGTAATCCTCGAGGCAGGCGCCGGCGACTTCGCGGAGGTATGGTCGCTCGTCCAGCCCAGAGTCGCCGAGTTCACGCGCGTGTGCAGCTACGACCGCGGGGGCTACATGTGGAGCGACCCGGGCGCGCGCCCGCGCACGTACGCGCAACTCGCCCTCGAGCTCCGCACCACGCTCGATCGCGCCGGCGAGACGCCACCCTTCATTCTCGTTGGCCAGTCGTATGGTGGACTCGTCGTCCGCGGCTTCGCCAAGCGCTACGCGCGCGACGTCAAAGGGATGGTGCTCGTCGACGCCGTGCACGAGGACCAGCAGATCGTCTGGGGCGGCGAGGCCATCGTCTGCGCGACGCCGCGCGCGGCCGGCCCTCGCCCGCGCCGCGGATTGCGTTGGACACGCAGTGGGTTCGCCTGGCGCGCGACAGTAGCCTGATGAGTTTAGGAGATACTCTACCAGCACCCCTCGACCGTCTTTCGGCAGACGCACAGCGGCTGTGGCTGTGGGGCGCGAGTCAGCCAATTTATCGCATGGCGTGGGCGGCGGAGATGGACTGGTCGCCCGAGGAGCTGGCGCGTATGTACACGGAGCGCAAGGCACATCGTGCGTCGTTAGGCGACATGCCGCTCGTGGTCCTGCCGCGGACGGTGAGCGTTCCTGCCGACAGCCTCGAACGGGAGCGTCAGGCGCTGATGGCCGACCTCGCGGCGTTGTCGACGCGTGGGCGGCTCGAGTACGCGAGGGCGTCCGGGCACAACATACATATAGAAGAGCCGGAGCTCGTCGTGCGCGCGATCAAAGCCGTCGTGTCATCCGCTCAGGGCCGAACCGCGCCGTCTCGGCGTTACTCCTTCTTTTTCAACTCGCTCTCGTGCTCGGCGATGAAGGCGCGGATCTGGTCCGCCATGTCGAGCAGCTTGGTCCACTGCTCCTGATAGAGCGTGATCGGGAATCGCCCCAGGCCGTATACCGAGACGCCACCCTTTTCGCTCACTTTGAGCGATACGCCACGCTTCGCGCCCTGCTTGAGGGCTTCGTTTTCACGACGGAGTCGTTCCAGCTCGGCCTTCATATCTTCGTCAGACATTTTCCCCGGAATCGCATTAGATGTCCGAATTCTAGCGACACCGCTCGCGAAGCTGCTACCATTCTACTGCGAGTGTAGCACCGCCGCGCACAACAGCTTCTCCCGCCGCGACCGTTCATGCCGTGAAGAAGAAACGGAAGCCTGTGCCGCGCGAACTGAGACGCGTACAGCCGCCTCGAACGTTCGTTTCCCTCGATCATCAGGTCCGCCAATCGTATAGCGAAAGTGCCACGATCGAAGCGATCGCGTACCGCGAGAATTGAATCTTGTATAGAAGAGACTCTGCTTCGTCCCGAAGGAACTCAGCTTCGTCCCGACGGAACGAACGCTCGTACCGGACAAATTGATGGCTGTCCAGATGAAATGAAGCGCAGTGCCGGTCGAATTGATCGGTGTACAGGCGAGAATGCAGCTCGTCCCGCTCGAACGGATCGGTGTACCGAGAGAATCGTTCGTCGTGCCGGAGGAATGAACGGCCGTCCACCAGGAGCTGACCATCGTCCAGCACGGATCAACAGCCGTCCGGAAGAGATGATTCTCGGTCCCGACTGAAGTGACTGCGTCGCCGCAAGGATGCGAAGCTGTCCAGCACAAATGCGAAGCTGTCCAGCAGAGATGCGAGGCTGTCCAGCAGGGATGCGAGGCTGTACAGCACGAATGCGCGGCTGCACAGCAGGAATGCGCGGCTGTACAGCAGGAATGCGCGGCTGTACAGCAGGAATGCACACGCGTCTGGGTGCAATAGCGCGACGTCCCGCTCGAATCCACCGCCGTTCGGAGTCCTCTGCTCGCCGTACAGTGGACTTCGCACCCTGCACACGCGGGACTCATGCGATCACCGATGAGATGAACCGATGTCCAGCTCGATGTGATCGCATCACCGGCGACACTGCTCACTTCGCCGACGAGATCGACAACGCGCCGCCCTCCATGTCGATCATCACAGATCAGATTCTCACCCTCGCCGACCGAATAGCAACGATCACAGAAGCCATGTGACTCGCTGCCGTTCACATCTCACCCCTCAGCGAAGACTGCTCTTGCCTTACCGACCATTTTGATCACTCTGCCGCTCAGTGTCCGACTGCCTCCGGTGAGATGAACCAAGCCGCCGGCGACATCCTTACGTCGCCACATCGGATTTCCATCACCCTCGGCCACCGCGACGGACGCGCACGGTGGCCGGTGCATTGCCCGCGTCCATCAACCAGACCAGAGGACAGAATGAAGAACAAACAGAACGCAGTACTCGACGCGCTGCTAAGCCGTTGAGATTCACGACGCCAAAGACGCAGTGACTACTTTAAAGTTCTCATTATTCGCCTGACAGACAATCGCTGTATGTCATTCGCATGCTGCCGGACGTTCTCCTACCGGAGTCCTCAGGCATCGGATTCACTTCATCCTCGTGAGCGCTTGCGTACTTGTTGCGCACCCGTTGCGCGCACAGGCCACCGCCGACTCGACTGCTCCCGCCTTCCGCAATGGACAATGGGACGTCGAGTTCATCCCGAGCAGAAGCCTGGCCGAAGGTGGAGTGCTCCGCTTCAGTACACCGACGCGCGCGTGAGTGCTGGCTTCCGCTTTGCGCACGGGGGCATATCGCCAACTGCATGCCCGGTCCTTGCCGAGCCACCTTCCCTGCAATGACGGCACCCGCGCCGGCGTCGGCGTGCGCGCGCCAGGCGACGAGCGCGTCGGCGACAAAGCTGCTGCGAAACTGACGCTCGCCGACGCCCCAGCCATATCCGCCGCCCACGGCGACGTCGACGGTCAGCGGTGGCCGCTCGTCCTGTGCGAGGAGAGAGCTCGCGAGTAGCATATGGCGATGGTGGCGGCGGCACTGCAAACCAGTTGCTTCTTCATCTTGCAACCTCCGCTGAGCTCTATGGAGCAAACTCTGTCGAGGCTTCAGGGGTCTCGGGACGGCATCACACGTCAGCGGCCAGCGCCGCGGACGGCTGCTTCGAGCCGTCGCGCCCATTCGGTCCGCTTGGCGTGGCTCGAAGGCGGAATGCAGATTTGCTCCTCGAGCACCGCGAGGTACTCGACGAGTGTTTCGGGCGGCGGGTCGTGGATGATCATGTCGGCGATGCCTGCTCCCCACTCGGCGTACGCTTCCGGAGACGCACCGGCTTTGGTACCGTCCGCGTCCCAGTCCTGCGCCAGCACGGTCGCAGCAGCAGCGATCTGTCGTTTGGTCGGTCGTGACATCGGTGGTCGTTAGCGAGCGGTGAGAGCACGGCTGCGTCTCGCGCGCCGCCAGTCGAGCCTACAGAGTATAGCGTGAGCAAGACATCGAAAATCGCCGCGCTCTTGCTTTGCTGTTCAGCCCTCGGCGGCCCAAGCGCCGCGATGAGTGGCGCCGAACAAGGAAAGGAACGTGGCGGATCTCGCTCGGTCGTCGTGGCCAGCGACTCACGCTGTTTCAAATTACGAAGGACGGTTGTTTCTATCGGGAAGTGCATTATCCGGGTGGCCGGAAGGACCGGAAGTCCATTGGAACGACGGATCGGACGGAAGCGCACAGGATCGCGATGCAGTTGCTCGCGGCATTGATTACGGGAAATGCACCGGAACCGCGTCCGGTTGTCCGACTTGGCGATGTGATCGAAGCGTTCGTCAAGGAGTCACCGATGTTCTTGACAACCACGAGCACACGAAAGCGGATGCGGAAACCCGCATGGCCATTTTGCGGGCGGTGATTGGTGACCATCGCGAGGTGCGTACGCTGACGGAGAACGACGTGCGGCAGTACGAGGCACGGCGGACTGCAGGAGGGATCACGTACGGCGACGGCCAACGTACCGAATCGGTGCGCCAACGCTCCGTGCAGGCAGACATCAAGCTGCTGAAGCAAATGCTTTCACGGGCCTGCACGCGAACAACGGCACAGGGGACGCGGTGGCTCGAGCAGAACCCGCTGCAATACGTTCGCATTCGGGGCGAGCATGATGTCAAACGCCCCGTTGCTTCGTACGAGCGCTACGAGGCCACGCGACAGCAGATGGTGCTGTTCCAACGGAAGTACGAGTTGGAAATGCAGACCGCCAAAGGAGCGAAGGAGCGTCGGCGAGCAGAATCGCGTCACCTCTCGTGGGTGCGCGCGGAACTCGGCCTCTCTCTGTTGGCAGCGACGG
Encoded here:
- a CDS encoding ABC transporter permease encodes the protein MSNEKHFRRLLHIDRGAAGVDRAIEEELAFHFEMSVRELMNEGWTRPDAEREATRRFGDAQRTRERLRRIDQVTAARAGWLEWWTSVAQDLLYAGRGVRTQPAFAAVVVLTLALAIGATSTMFGIVDRLLLRAPDDVANPASLRRVYAHVRTKSSGEFTTSTLGYSAYAAVRKYSRSVSQVAAYNVTDARTGRGLESAAVRLGAATGNFFVVLGVHALRGRFFAEADDQYPEGAHVVVLDYGYWHRQYAGADSVIGRTLVLNEQPFTIIGVAPRDFTGVELRPVHMWIPISSGHHPTPDWWTTWRAQWLSIIVRVKPGLAAGRVNDDLTATFRAAYAGTDDE
- a CDS encoding PadR family transcriptional regulator, yielding MRAADLDLLQGTLDLLVLKALTFGPRHGYAIGQWLRESSDRTLNIEEGALYTALHRMEQRRWLSAEWGLSETNRKAKFYSLSALGRRQLRDKTTTWSAYAGAVFKVLQAS
- a CDS encoding alpha/beta hydrolase, whose translation is MLNSMPRLLLVLTLTAGAASAQTTTTPPVPSAGRRVDIGGGQHLYLNCTGKGSPTVILEAGAGDFAEVWSLVQPRVAEFTRVCSYDRGGYMWSDPGARPRTYAQLALELRTTLDRAGETPPFILVGQSYGGLVVRGFAKRYARDVKGMVLVDAVHEDQQIVWGGEAIVCATPRAAGPRPRRGLRWTRSGFAWRATVA